tttatgttttggaTTTTACTTCAAAAAATTGACTACCAAGTATGTGAGCCAGTTTCGCATTTGTATGTAGATCCTTTTAATCAAGaagttttttaaatattgttgaGCAGGCACTATTTCATACTAGTAGTTAAGAGTGCCTTACATTCAGTAGTGACAAATTCCCTTGAAAATAATTTCTGGCTTATACTCACCAAGTAGTTGATCTTCTCATTTAATTGCGGTATCAATAATCCAGGACATCATTACTAGATTTAAGGAGAGATTAGGCGGAAAAGATAATATCCAGTGGTCTGAGTTCCCTTCTAAGGTCGCTGTACAACTGAATGACACACATCCAACTCTTTCAATACCGGAGCTGATGCGTCTTTTGATGGATGATGAGGGACTTGGATGGGACGAAGCTTGGGATATAACCAACAGGTGCTTCTTGCTTGGTTGAACTTATTGTTGTatcttaatattaaaattatgttatttccTTCCAATGTGGTGATGTGACTTGTAGATATAACATTGTGTATTCTTCCAGGACAATAGCTTATACAAATCATACAGTTCTGCCGGAGGCTCTGGAGAAATGGTCACAGGCTGTCATGTGGAAGCTTCTTCCACGCCATATGgaaattattgaagaaatcGATAAGAGGgtaatttatagtttaaaCCAAATCCTTTTTTGTAACTATGCATCAATCAACTTGAATTTAGTGTTTCACCTTATTTTTGCAGTTCATCAAACTGATTCAGTCAACAAAACCTGAGCTTGAGGGAAAAATTTCTGATCTGCGTGTATTGGATAGCAACCCACAAAAACCAGTTGTGCGAATGGCTAACTTGTGCGTTGTGTCGGCTCATACGGTAAGAGTTTGACTCTGCTCATTCATGTATAAAGCGGGATTCAGTTTGGTAAAGCTGCTTACTTGAGAAACTTGAGTTTATTTCTTTCGTAGTACATTATGGCCTTATAAATCCTTTTCAGGAAGATAACTGTTCTGCTAAACAAGATGAGCTATGCCAACTAAAATGGGTAAATTGGATGTTACAAATATCTTTCTAAGTTTATTTCCTTCAAAAGTTACCATTTAAGATGATATCTGTTCTGCTAAACAAGAGAGACAATCCCAATTAAAGCGGGTTAATTGGATGTAACAAATAGCTTTCTTAGAAATAGCaactaaattcaattttatgctGGTTTTATTATCTATTCTACGTGTGTTgtcatatacatatattgaaAAGGACCTGGATTATGTAAAACAGAATCCTCAGGGAAGTTATATTTACGATATATCACGTCACACCCACAAAATTCATTCTCAGACAACATCATTTTGGCTGGTGCGCTGGAATATTATAAGACTGGATAAGATTCACGATTATGTTAAATCATCAACGCATGAGCACGGCGCTTTTCAGTTATACgttgatgatttttattatgtatcaATCCTGCATAAAGATGCTTAGACTCTGCGACTTCTTATCATGAGCATAAAATGGTTAGGAACTGAGTCATTGTCCTCTCTCTTCTTGCAGGTGAATGGAGTTGCACAGCTGCATAGTGACATCTTAAAGGCTGAGTTGTTCTCTGATTATGTCAAAGTATGGCCTACCAAATTTCAGAACAAAACCAATGGTATAACTCCCCGCCGATGGCTCAAATTTTGCAACCCGGAGCTTAGTAGTATCATCACCAAATGGTTAAAAACCGATCAATGGGTTAATAATCTCGACCTATTGGTGAATCTACGGCAAGTATGTATTATGATATTCCCATTCAATCATCATAATTTAGATGGATTCTTTCTTGCTGGATCAGCCATTGCACTGACTGTGTTTTTCCAAAGTTTGCCGACAGTTCAGAACTCCAAGCTGAGTGGGAATCAGCTAAATTGGCAAGCAAACAACGGTTGGCAAATTATGTACTTCAGGTCACTGGTGTTAGCATTGACCCGAATTCACTTTTTGATATCCAAATCAAACGGATCCATGAGTACAAAAGGCAGCTGTTAAACATTTTGGGTGCTGTTTATAGGTACAAGAAATTGAAGGTGAGGCGAACTTTTGCTACTATGAAAACTCTTCTTCGATACTAActtataaattattcaatCCAGGTAGTAATTTTCTGTTGATAGTAGTCTTTAAATAAGTTTCTCTGACGCAGGAGATGAGCCCAGAAGAACGTGAAAAGACAACACCTCGTACCATCATGATCGGAGGAAAAGCTTTTGCAACATATACAAATGCTAAAAGAATTGTTAAGCTAGTAAGCGATGTTGGGGCTGTTGTGAACACTGATCCAGAAGTCAATGCCTTTTTAAAGGTATGCCCCCTCCTATATCTCTAATTCCTCTAAAACTGAAGTGTGATTGCTTCGTATGTAGTATTCTAGTATGCATCCAAAtgtcttactccctccgtccacaaacactagtcttgtattttttttaattttggatcaTTCATACAAATTAATCACCTTCATTTTTTGGTCAATTTCTCTCTGATGAGGTGGACCACGTTCTCCTTTAACAATACCTCAAACACTTTACTTTCTATATCTCTactctactttattaatatgCAATATTGAACATGCATGTGTTAGTATTCCTGCTGACGGCTTATTATATGCATCGTCATTTCTTTCACCCTCTTGCTTTcttatcaaaattttccatCATCTCAGGTTGTTTTTGTGCCCAATTACAATGTCTCTGTGGCTGAGGTGCTTATTCCAGGAAGTGAACTATCACAGCATATAAGTACAGCTGGTATGGAGGCAAGTGGCACGAGTAACATGAAATTCGCTCTCAATGGATGCCTCATTATCGGAACCCTAGACGGAGCTAATGTTGAGATCAGAGAAGAGATCGgtcaaaataatttctttctctttggTGCCACAGCTGATGAAGTTCCCCGGTTGCGTAAAGAAAGAGAGCAAGGACTGGTAAATAAATGCTCGTGTCCACTCTACTAAATTTTACATGTTCTATCCAGTCTATAAAATGCAACTCTACATAGCTGGTTTGATTAACATATCGAAACCTTTGGCTTCTTTCATTGATCGGAGAACTAGAACTAGTATGCTTAGgtgaaagaataaattaattgcaactgactaaaaaaaatgcttgAAATGGTTAGAATAGATTCAGTAAATACGTTATTTTTATCCACTGATGTCTATTGATCATGGAACCATATAACATGTCTCCAGAAATAGTATATCAGCTGTTAGTTTTACTTTTCTACATCTTCAGGAATTCCAGAAATGATGTTTCGTTTCTCTCACCGTGTAGTTTTCGTTTCTCTCACCGTGTAGTTTTCGTTTCCCTTACTGTGTAGTTTAAGCCAGATCCACGATTTGAAGAGGCCAAACAGTTCATAAAATCTGGAGCATTTGGAAGCTACGATTATAGTCCACTGCTCGACTCACTCGAGGGTAACTCTGGCTTTGGCCGTGGCGACTATTTCCTTGTCGGTTATGACTTCCCCAGCTACATGGACGCCCAGGCAAGGGTGGATGAAGCTTACAAGTAAGTTGCTGAAACTCTTCCcagttataatactaatattctGCAATGTGCGAAAAATTCATGTTTGTCATTTAATTGAATCAggaaatgaatgaaaattcCTTCGTAATCTGTCTATTGAAGctactaaaataattagaacaGTAATCGTAGGCCACCAAAGAAaggaatttttattttatttttttgattaaaatttgcaatgcatatttttttttctgaaaagaTTGTGAGTGTGTAATTACGGAATTACCTATAGTTGCAACGTAAATGGGGTTGGGAATTGGTTTTTCTATTGGCTACGCACTTATAAAAATTGATCATACGGGAGTGTGGATTTAGAATTCCTTAATCTTTTCTCTCAAGCATGCTGTATCACAGTTCACACTACTCTGGACCATTTTCTCCATGTTCTTATGTTTCTCATTTTCCGAACTACACTAGCATTTTTGTGGCAGAGCTACATGGCGGGGTGGTTGGGGTGGGGGCATAGTCCCAATTTCCaaaacaattttgaatttttccatggctattttaaaataatcttacattaaaattataagtaatttttacaaataattattagtattacttAAATTTAAGAATCAAAAATTTGTTCTGTACCGGAGTTTTAATCTTATGTCTAAttcattttatctatttttgttattccTCTTTCTTTTAGATTAATATCTGTGTTTTAGTCTTATGTCTAATTTGCTTTAATCTTATGTTTGCTATACTAATATGCGGAATTTATAATGATAATGTAATTTCTAGAGATTTGTTAACTTTTGTATAAGTTAGAGTTTAattgttgttttgatttaatttcagAAAAGTCCTTGTTGAAAAAGCTGTGAATGTCTTTTTAGGTCCCAAATATAAAATGCTCTGTAATTGAACATAGTATATTCGGTCGATTCGGTTAATAACATAACTAAATGCTTGAAAAAGATTACCGAaaccaatattaaaataaggTTGGTTAACCAGTTAATGTTAATCAATCAGCCGATTAACTTATCAGTTTGTCGGTTAACCCATAGAACCGAATTCAATGTAGTCCACCATATGAAATCCTCATCATCTCTGTATAACTTTCATGTACAATGCATAATTGTATGTGTTTGCCTAAGTTGATTGATTAACTTTAGGAAAGGGGATGATTAactaaaaatgcataatttaatctAGAAGTATAGGAAAATAAATGTTCTTGGGGATTATTCAATTCTTTATAACTAACTGTtctaaataatgaaatgatgAATCAAAAATCCTagattcaaatattttatcttaaaatgCTATAGTTAAGCATAGAAAATAGTAGCaactattattcaattaagaatttagattaataaaattacaaaattgaatttatcaGTTAAATTGT
The genomic region above belongs to Salvia hispanica cultivar TCC Black 2014 chromosome 3, UniMelb_Shisp_WGS_1.0, whole genome shotgun sequence and contains:
- the LOC125211538 gene encoding alpha-glucan phosphorylase, H isozyme-like, which encodes MADTVKANGSVTDRVKILEKIPPVANPQATEPAEIASNIKYHAHYSPHFSPYKFEPEQAFYATAESVRDQLIKQWNDTYSHYHKVNPKQTYYLSMEYLQGRALTNAVGNLDVQDAYANALKQLGYALEEITEQEKDAALGNGGLGRLASCFLDSMATLSLPAWGYGLRYRYGLFKQLMTKTGQEEIAEDWLEKFSPWEIPRHDVVFPIRFFGQVEVNPNGSRKWIGGEVIQAVAYDVPIPGYKTKNTNSLRLWEAKARAEDFNLFEFNDGKYESAALLHSRAQQICAVLYPGDATEDGKLLRLKQQYFLCSASLQDIITRFKERLGGKDNIQWSEFPSKVAVQLNDTHPTLSIPELMRLLMDDEGLGWDEAWDITNRTIAYTNHTVLPEALEKWSQAVMWKLLPRHMEIIEEIDKRFIKLIQSTKPELEGKISDLRVLDSNPQKPVVRMANLCVVSAHTVNGVAQLHSDILKAELFSDYVKVWPTKFQNKTNGITPRRWLKFCNPELSSIITKWLKTDQWVNNLDLLVNLRQFADSSELQAEWESAKLASKQRLANYVLQVTGVSIDPNSLFDIQIKRIHEYKRQLLNILGAVYRYKKLKEMSPEEREKTTPRTIMIGGKAFATYTNAKRIVKLVSDVGAVVNTDPEVNAFLKVVFVPNYNVSVAEVLIPGSELSQHISTAGMEASGTSNMKFALNGCLIIGTLDGANVEIREEIGQNNFFLFGATADEVPRLRKEREQGLFKPDPRFEEAKQFIKSGAFGSYDYSPLLDSLEGNSGFGRGDYFLVGYDFPSYMDAQARVDEAYKDRKKWTKMSILSTAGSGKFSSDRTIGQYAKEIWKIDECRLP